In Rariglobus hedericola, the following proteins share a genomic window:
- a CDS encoding Eco57I restriction-modification methylase domain-containing protein: protein MSASQHITWLNLVEKTGPFLAVSVLDEAFPQGLEKVETRRRQRVRSAYDEWRDAVDAEDAELAALHREWVRLILEELLEYDAAMLRADDQLPATLVYREPMCGVEVRPTFAATTGDTARLLIAIYSPDCDLTAPLPGDAWITASPIERMTQLCRATGVRLGLVTNGERWSVVSVPSEGSSSVATWFARIWQQEPVTLQAFVSLLGVRRCFGPAAGTLETLLANSLNDQNEITDTLGEQVRRAVEVLVQALDKADAAQNRTLLTGVTPPQLYEAGVTVMMRLVVLLCAEQRGLLLLGVDTYDQYYAATTLRVGLEKEKKDLTDDVQERRHDAWARLLALCRGVFGGIEHATLRLPPLGGTLFDPDRFPFLEGRAAGSTWRETPAVPLPIDNRTVLTLLNALQVLEQTAGAQFLSYEALDVEQIGHVYEGLLERTVRRVPEVTVGLVGSAKAYNPNITLRELEEKAEEGRDLLLIFLQETTGRSESGLRKALDRSADEAVRHRLAMACGTRTKLVPKLLPFANLIREDTAKRLLIYDEGSYIVTLGDSRRDTGTHYTPKSLTEPIVQNTLEPLVYIGPVEETPREKWKLKSAPDLLSLKVCDMAMGSAAFLVQACRWLADRVMEAWDAAEKAGSRVSIDGKVLDQAGKDEPLPIIKGERVLIARRLVASRCLYGVDKNPMAVELAKVSLWLVTMQKGKPFSFLDHSFKCGDSLLGVTDLLQIENFSLRPKTRQVTFASANLLPFIKLAETKRCELENLPSNDYAQIKIKNLLHGEAEAAIAKVKMIADCLIGLELRCLDGNAYEEAREYEVEQVHAALHASAPAIYAQAKSHERSSFHWPVEFPEVFSRGGFDAFLGNPPYMHGRRISSRISDEYLAYLSTYHTQINSSSDLAVYFILRGYKLVKNGGAVGLITTQGVATGDSRESGLAWITSNGGSVYWATPDYLWPGAAAVRVCSFSILKQVSLLFGTFGSKRVDKINSYLTEATSDLLAPFSLLKNKDISATGTYVYGRGFVLSPEQRQHFIEADPRNTEFIFRFLRGQDINQDPEHRASAFVINFGEMPESEARKRPLIFDHLRRYVEPERAKQTKQVHEECFWKHWDKRPELYSRLKPLRRCMVHAFTSKHVVFAFVPTEQIIATPHVVFPTESMGFFANCQSSLHIEWVLRFSSKMKSDVRYTPSDCVQTFPFLGDAESLAMMGQSYYDYRREFMIAKNEGLTKTYNRFHNIAEQSADITRLRVLHMELDQAVAAAYGWQDLNLGHGFHLTKQGERYTLSEPARRTVLDRLLALNHQRYDEEVKAGLHDKKTGKKKSATSASRKLDATIEQGQGELL from the coding sequence ATGAGCGCATCCCAACACATCACCTGGCTCAACTTGGTGGAGAAGACCGGCCCATTCCTTGCCGTGTCTGTGCTCGACGAGGCCTTTCCCCAAGGGCTCGAAAAGGTGGAGACCCGCCGCCGTCAGAGGGTGCGAAGCGCGTATGATGAATGGCGCGATGCGGTGGACGCTGAAGACGCCGAACTTGCCGCCTTACACCGCGAGTGGGTGCGCCTCATTCTGGAGGAGTTGCTGGAATATGATGCGGCGATGCTCAGGGCCGACGACCAGCTCCCCGCGACCTTGGTTTATCGCGAGCCCATGTGCGGCGTTGAGGTGCGTCCTACTTTTGCCGCAACCACGGGCGACACGGCACGGCTGTTGATCGCGATCTACTCTCCGGATTGTGACCTCACCGCGCCGCTGCCGGGCGACGCTTGGATCACCGCATCTCCCATTGAGCGCATGACGCAGCTTTGCCGGGCGACCGGAGTTCGTCTCGGCTTGGTCACCAACGGTGAGCGCTGGTCGGTTGTGAGCGTGCCGAGCGAGGGCAGCTCAAGCGTGGCAACTTGGTTCGCCCGCATTTGGCAGCAGGAGCCGGTTACCTTGCAGGCCTTTGTTTCCCTGCTCGGGGTTCGCCGCTGTTTCGGCCCTGCGGCAGGCACGCTGGAAACGCTTCTAGCAAATTCTCTCAACGACCAGAACGAGATTACCGACACCCTCGGTGAACAGGTGCGCAGGGCGGTAGAAGTCTTGGTGCAGGCGCTCGACAAAGCCGACGCCGCCCAAAATCGCACTTTGTTGACCGGCGTGACGCCTCCCCAGCTATATGAGGCCGGGGTAACGGTGATGATGAGGTTGGTCGTGCTGTTGTGTGCTGAACAGCGCGGGCTGCTTCTGTTGGGCGTCGATACTTACGATCAATACTACGCCGCCACCACGCTTCGGGTGGGTTTAGAAAAAGAGAAGAAAGACCTCACCGACGACGTGCAGGAGCGTCGTCACGATGCCTGGGCGCGCTTGCTCGCCTTGTGTCGCGGTGTGTTCGGCGGCATTGAGCACGCCACGCTTAGACTTCCGCCCTTGGGTGGCACTCTATTTGATCCAGATCGTTTTCCCTTCCTTGAGGGACGGGCAGCGGGAAGCACTTGGAGGGAAACGCCCGCAGTGCCACTACCCATTGATAACCGAACCGTTCTCACGCTTCTGAACGCGTTGCAGGTTTTAGAGCAAACGGCAGGGGCTCAGTTCCTTTCGTATGAAGCGCTTGATGTTGAGCAAATCGGCCATGTTTATGAAGGTCTCTTGGAGCGCACGGTCAGGCGAGTTCCCGAGGTAACGGTGGGGCTCGTCGGCTCTGCGAAGGCATATAATCCAAACATCACCTTGCGCGAATTGGAGGAAAAGGCCGAAGAGGGTCGGGACTTACTGTTAATTTTTTTACAGGAAACAACAGGGCGTTCAGAATCCGGCTTACGGAAGGCGCTAGACAGATCGGCGGACGAGGCAGTCCGACACCGGCTGGCTATGGCATGTGGAACGAGGACCAAATTGGTGCCCAAGCTCCTTCCGTTCGCCAACCTAATCCGAGAGGACACCGCAAAACGCCTGCTCATCTATGACGAGGGCTCGTATATCGTCACCTTGGGTGACAGTCGCCGGGACACTGGCACACACTATACCCCCAAGTCGCTCACTGAACCCATTGTTCAGAATACGCTCGAACCTCTTGTATATATAGGCCCAGTGGAAGAAACACCGCGCGAGAAGTGGAAACTGAAGTCAGCACCCGACCTGCTAAGCCTAAAAGTCTGCGACATGGCAATGGGGTCGGCAGCTTTTCTTGTGCAGGCATGCCGATGGCTGGCTGATCGCGTAATGGAGGCGTGGGATGCGGCGGAAAAGGCAGGCAGTCGAGTTTCGATAGATGGGAAAGTGTTGGATCAAGCGGGCAAGGACGAACCGCTTCCCATCATCAAGGGCGAGCGCGTGCTAATCGCCCGCCGGCTTGTGGCCAGCAGGTGTCTCTACGGCGTGGACAAGAACCCGATGGCTGTCGAGCTGGCTAAGGTGAGTTTGTGGCTCGTAACCATGCAGAAAGGAAAGCCATTCAGTTTCCTCGACCACTCTTTCAAATGCGGCGATTCGCTGCTCGGCGTCACCGACTTGCTACAGATTGAAAACTTCAGCTTACGTCCTAAAACTCGGCAGGTCACTTTTGCATCCGCCAATTTACTCCCCTTCATTAAGCTCGCAGAAACGAAGCGCTGTGAACTTGAGAACCTTCCCTCCAATGACTACGCACAGATAAAAATTAAGAATCTCCTCCACGGAGAAGCTGAGGCTGCCATCGCTAAGGTTAAGATGATCGCTGATTGCCTCATTGGCTTAGAGTTGCGTTGCCTCGATGGCAACGCTTACGAAGAAGCTCGCGAATACGAGGTGGAGCAAGTTCACGCAGCCTTACATGCATCTGCGCCGGCCATTTACGCACAAGCGAAATCACACGAACGCAGTTCATTTCATTGGCCAGTGGAGTTTCCGGAAGTGTTCTCTCGTGGCGGATTCGATGCGTTTCTCGGGAACCCACCGTATATGCACGGACGTCGCATCTCCAGCCGTATTTCGGATGAATACCTCGCTTACTTGTCCACTTATCATACACAGATAAACTCCAGCTCTGATCTAGCGGTATATTTTATATTACGAGGGTATAAGCTGGTTAAAAATGGTGGTGCAGTAGGTTTGATCACGACACAAGGCGTGGCCACCGGCGACTCTCGGGAGTCCGGATTGGCCTGGATTACCTCAAACGGAGGAAGCGTTTATTGGGCTACACCAGACTACCTCTGGCCCGGTGCGGCGGCGGTTCGTGTCTGCTCATTTTCAATATTGAAGCAGGTATCTTTGCTGTTCGGAACATTTGGATCTAAACGAGTCGATAAGATAAACAGTTACTTGACCGAAGCTACCTCTGACTTATTGGCACCGTTTTCCTTATTAAAAAACAAAGACATCTCCGCTACAGGCACATACGTCTATGGCCGCGGCTTCGTCCTTTCGCCCGAACAAAGACAGCACTTCATAGAGGCCGACCCTCGCAACACTGAATTCATTTTTAGATTCCTAAGAGGACAGGACATAAATCAGGACCCTGAGCACAGAGCCTCGGCCTTTGTTATTAACTTCGGTGAAATGCCCGAGAGTGAAGCAAGAAAACGGCCGCTTATATTCGATCACTTACGGCGCTACGTGGAGCCGGAACGAGCAAAACAAACCAAGCAAGTTCACGAGGAGTGTTTTTGGAAGCACTGGGATAAGAGGCCTGAACTTTACAGTAGATTGAAGCCTCTGCGGCGGTGCATGGTGCATGCTTTCACCTCTAAACATGTCGTCTTCGCCTTTGTCCCTACTGAACAAATTATAGCTACACCGCATGTCGTGTTTCCAACTGAATCAATGGGTTTTTTCGCAAACTGCCAAAGCAGTCTGCATATTGAATGGGTGTTGAGGTTTTCATCAAAAATGAAAAGCGATGTTAGGTATACGCCTTCCGATTGCGTGCAGACATTCCCGTTTCTTGGAGATGCGGAGAGTTTGGCTATGATGGGTCAGAGCTATTACGATTATCGCCGCGAGTTCATGATAGCAAAGAATGAAGGGCTAACCAAAACTTACAACCGATTCCACAATATAGCGGAGCAGTCGGCGGACATCACTCGTTTGCGTGTGTTGCACATGGAGCTAGATCAGGCCGTGGCTGCCGCCTACGGCTGGCAAGATTTGAACCTAGGCCACGGCTTCCACCTCACCAAGCAAGGCGAACGCTACACACTCAGCGAGCCCGCCCGCCGCACCGTCCTTGATCGCCTCCTAGCCCTCAACCACCAGCGCTACGACGAGGAAGTGAAAGCTGGCTTACATGATAAGAAGACCGGGAAGAAGAAGTCCGCCACCTCGGCATCAAGGAAATTGGACGCGACAATTGAGCAGGGGCAGGGAGAACTTTTATAA
- a CDS encoding ATP-binding protein, whose translation MSKEYKINIDPRILELLGPNLYTNIYYVLAELIANAYDADAKNVYVIANKDDIRVEDDGRGMSYKKGDVTKYLDVAAESRTTEKDALTKSLKRRKMGRKGVGKLAALSVSQDVDVMTISGGDKSGFVLSRRIEKGNKLRPIPEGDIKFERIKTHGTAIVMKSPQYRLHNSLTAVKRNLLKIFPLVGKDFKIHIIRGKEAEVIEDFDRNIMKELVTLITLGASYSSLSTLVPKTFPKRQKELVAVYGTKTIPLQMKDKKGIEHEYSLEINGWIGTYQTTKGRKAEMTDFPDNFISLFANGKMGEFNLLPVVGQNKLNEVYVVGQLHVDLFELTELPDMALSNRQGYKSDDPRYLALLDYVRRDLLADILRRRDTFTDLRNVEKKLIKQGKQKEDEERLKKAFNVFGSKASKAAAKTLADQGIDVPMDVIEQIVLSSINKNTPNLGLKSIVDSQKKRILISQTYPDKAFADVLYQMLIFNNVPADDILYTNCDDEVCRVPEGRKVYEYLKEFFVESYSNQKIFVLFVTSDNTKVSWGAITEVGAAWITQIDHKIFNIHPFRPEHPLDDEAQWQSTNRDAPPMKDLWMIPLNADIFCQKIEAVCDALGYKKKPRAQNKSHLGTLVTIKTS comes from the coding sequence ATGAGTAAGGAATATAAAATCAACATCGACCCTCGCATTCTTGAGCTCTTGGGGCCAAATCTCTACACGAATATTTACTACGTCCTCGCAGAGTTGATTGCGAATGCCTACGACGCGGATGCCAAGAACGTCTATGTCATAGCTAATAAGGACGACATCAGAGTCGAGGACGATGGACGCGGCATGTCCTATAAGAAAGGCGATGTAACTAAGTATCTGGATGTCGCTGCTGAGTCACGAACGACGGAAAAGGATGCCCTCACCAAATCGCTCAAGCGCCGAAAGATGGGTCGAAAGGGCGTCGGCAAGTTGGCTGCTCTTTCCGTTTCTCAAGACGTAGATGTCATGACCATTTCCGGGGGCGACAAGTCTGGCTTCGTGCTGTCGCGGAGAATCGAAAAGGGTAATAAACTCCGCCCAATTCCAGAAGGTGACATCAAGTTCGAGCGTATCAAGACGCACGGGACTGCCATTGTGATGAAGTCGCCGCAATACCGACTCCACAACTCTCTAACCGCGGTGAAACGCAATCTACTGAAGATCTTTCCCTTGGTCGGGAAGGACTTCAAAATTCACATCATCCGAGGCAAGGAGGCAGAGGTAATTGAGGACTTCGACCGCAATATCATGAAGGAGCTGGTTACGCTCATCACACTCGGTGCTTCATACTCTTCGCTGTCTACTTTAGTGCCGAAGACCTTCCCCAAACGGCAAAAAGAATTGGTAGCCGTTTACGGGACAAAAACGATTCCTTTGCAGATGAAGGACAAGAAGGGCATCGAACACGAATACTCCCTCGAAATCAATGGTTGGATAGGCACCTATCAGACCACAAAAGGCCGCAAAGCCGAAATGACCGATTTTCCGGACAATTTCATCTCGTTGTTCGCAAACGGCAAAATGGGCGAGTTCAACCTCCTTCCTGTAGTCGGCCAAAACAAACTGAACGAAGTTTATGTCGTCGGTCAGCTTCACGTCGATCTGTTCGAACTCACGGAATTGCCCGACATGGCTTTAAGTAACAGGCAGGGTTACAAGTCGGATGACCCACGCTACCTTGCGCTTCTCGACTACGTCAGGCGCGATCTACTGGCGGACATCCTTAGGCGCCGGGACACCTTCACGGATCTCAGAAACGTAGAGAAGAAGTTAATTAAGCAAGGGAAGCAAAAGGAGGACGAGGAAAGGTTGAAGAAAGCATTCAATGTTTTTGGAAGCAAAGCGAGTAAGGCGGCTGCAAAAACTCTCGCCGACCAAGGTATCGACGTGCCGATGGACGTGATCGAACAAATCGTGCTCAGCTCAATCAACAAAAACACCCCCAACTTAGGATTGAAGAGCATTGTCGATTCCCAGAAAAAAAGAATTCTGATCAGCCAAACGTATCCTGATAAAGCGTTCGCAGATGTTCTATATCAGATGCTGATATTTAACAACGTCCCTGCCGATGATATCCTTTACACAAACTGTGACGATGAAGTCTGCCGAGTCCCTGAGGGACGAAAAGTTTACGAATACCTAAAGGAGTTTTTCGTCGAGAGTTACTCGAATCAAAAAATTTTCGTTCTCTTCGTCACTAGTGACAACACAAAGGTTTCGTGGGGTGCGATCACGGAGGTAGGTGCGGCCTGGATCACGCAGATCGACCATAAGATTTTCAACATACATCCTTTCCGGCCAGAGCACCCACTGGACGACGAAGCGCAGTGGCAATCGACCAATCGTGACGCACCGCCAATGAAAGACCTTTGGATGATCCCGCTCAATGCGGACATTTTCTGTCAGAAAATCGAAGCCGTATGTGATGCGCTTGGTTATAAGAAAAAGCCGCGCGCGCAAAACAAGAGTCATCTCGGAACACTCGTGACTATCAAAACGAGTTAA
- the drmA gene encoding DISARM system helicase DrmA, translating into MSDIIEQNAWLITADPDLSTTIEHHRSRLVPGIKVGDGVAIINQSSAEVMAFARIYRVRSSVDATTLYYDCFVRHSASASLTSLGLPTPTSMIQRIDWPTYEAAFAKSTGSSVTDIKPISGESLAEQAHLRRLLQFSVMDDLLGPANGPDEEVIGMSVRDRYLVGKLAPKEYVQEEGKPSLESEEADAVKDLTPKANDDHISNEKKSTSRLSAKGEDEDNETDRLENQSLVPSSIGFTFCLDGDATEIELEARWGRYHRGESAKETSPDTGKPLRAWKRTPSGNTIPFPLVEGPIKPFAIDPACPEVIIKGIVRPVSAKGDRLITLFLINNQEKPEEAQDSAWLFQPEVIVRGIKGATVFRRRPVLEAQDTDDLETRERIALEMVYRKRVEFAVGHGIAVHATTAADSEKAREIRTVVMPTHELPVTETPGTDPHDRPAMRKLVEEGTFDMEQLAALDRPALVAALKILTEDYAAWIGEQTSRIPGEFSAYMNAAEEAMGRCDKVLARLREGITAIETNDHALAAFRFANLAMARQRVRSIYSLKRRRKETTTVAEENIPKNRSWRPFQLAFVLLSIPALSDPKHHDRTEPLMAAADLLWFPTGGGKTEAYLGVAAFTMAIRRLQTGLGGYDSSRGLSVIMRYTLRLLTIQQFQRATTLLCAMETLRKADVGKWGATPFTLGLWVGNKVSPGTTERAHAVIESERDGTRGGSDTPAQLTFCPWCGSDIVPGRDISVDRDCLRTTLYCGDKTADCDFAKKDGSDGLPVVVVDEEIYRRPPSMLIGTVDKFAMMAWRGETRTLFGRAEHECERHGLLWPGCDCNQGHKKKGALKAVKVQPVSPIRPPDLIIQDEFHLISGPLGTMVGLYETTVDEMSAWPLDGKTIRPKIIASTATVRKAQEQVHHVFMRNVSVFPPHGLDIEDNFFSVQRPVTEKPGRLYLGICSPGSSRPAVLIRLYVALLTGAQKLYNDFGKAADPYMTLVGYFNSLRELGGMRRLAEDDVQTRAFRVLMGRVNRPGLAQRSVKVVEELTSRVSSKEIPKKLDQLETKFKPTWAKGEARAIDIVLATNMLSVGVDVNRLGLMAVNGQPKSTAEYIQATSRVGRSYLGLVCSVLTWSRPRDLSHYETFEHYHATFYKHVEAQSVTPFAARALDRGLTGAYVSLLRLTNTALNPNLGAMALTATAHPDAQRMKDAFANRAWKVRDEASAKTTTSSMVAQRLDHWVKEANKPGRRLGYETENGQGDIVALMKKPGLHRWDIVTAPMSLREVEPGVRLIMDTATLEDGPAWQIPVKDKPEDNDNE; encoded by the coding sequence ATGTCTGACATCATCGAACAGAATGCTTGGTTGATCACCGCCGATCCGGATCTTAGCACGACTATCGAACACCATCGGTCCAGGTTAGTTCCGGGGATCAAGGTGGGGGATGGAGTCGCCATCATTAATCAATCGTCGGCCGAAGTGATGGCTTTCGCGCGCATCTACAGAGTCCGGAGTTCGGTGGATGCGACAACCTTGTATTATGATTGCTTCGTTCGGCATTCGGCGAGTGCTAGCCTAACATCGTTGGGTTTGCCTACGCCTACTTCGATGATACAGCGGATCGACTGGCCGACGTATGAGGCGGCTTTCGCGAAATCCACCGGAAGTTCAGTCACCGACATAAAGCCGATCAGCGGGGAATCTTTGGCGGAGCAGGCCCATCTGCGCCGTCTTCTTCAATTCTCTGTCATGGATGATCTCCTTGGGCCTGCGAATGGTCCCGATGAAGAGGTTATCGGAATGAGTGTTCGCGACCGCTACCTTGTCGGTAAACTGGCCCCGAAAGAGTATGTGCAAGAAGAGGGAAAGCCGTCTCTCGAAAGCGAGGAGGCGGACGCGGTCAAAGACCTCACCCCGAAAGCAAACGACGATCATATTTCCAACGAAAAAAAGAGCACATCTCGTCTTTCGGCCAAGGGGGAAGACGAGGACAACGAGACCGATCGTCTGGAAAATCAATCGCTGGTGCCTTCGTCGATTGGCTTCACGTTTTGTTTGGATGGCGACGCGACTGAAATCGAACTGGAAGCCCGGTGGGGACGTTATCATCGAGGAGAAAGCGCCAAGGAAACCAGCCCTGATACCGGCAAACCTTTGCGTGCCTGGAAACGCACGCCCAGCGGCAACACGATACCGTTTCCCCTGGTAGAAGGCCCGATTAAGCCGTTCGCCATAGATCCCGCGTGCCCGGAAGTAATCATCAAAGGAATCGTCCGCCCGGTATCAGCCAAGGGGGATCGCCTGATCACGCTCTTCCTGATTAACAATCAAGAGAAGCCGGAGGAAGCTCAGGACTCGGCATGGCTATTTCAGCCAGAGGTAATCGTTCGCGGAATTAAGGGTGCTACGGTATTCCGCCGCCGTCCCGTCCTTGAGGCTCAAGATACCGATGACTTGGAGACAAGAGAGCGGATTGCGCTGGAAATGGTTTACCGCAAGCGCGTCGAATTCGCCGTCGGGCACGGTATCGCGGTGCACGCCACGACTGCGGCTGATTCCGAGAAAGCCCGCGAGATTCGCACCGTGGTCATGCCGACCCATGAGTTGCCGGTCACCGAGACACCGGGCACCGACCCGCATGACCGGCCAGCCATGCGAAAGCTCGTCGAAGAAGGCACCTTCGACATGGAGCAACTCGCGGCCCTCGACCGTCCGGCCTTGGTTGCGGCGCTCAAGATCCTCACCGAGGATTATGCCGCTTGGATTGGCGAACAGACCTCACGAATCCCCGGCGAGTTCTCCGCCTACATGAATGCTGCCGAGGAGGCGATGGGGCGCTGCGATAAGGTCTTGGCCCGGCTTCGCGAGGGGATAACCGCGATAGAAACCAACGATCACGCGTTGGCGGCGTTTCGTTTCGCCAACCTCGCAATGGCACGGCAGCGCGTGCGGAGTATCTATTCACTCAAGCGCCGCCGCAAAGAAACTACCACGGTCGCCGAAGAAAACATCCCCAAGAACCGCTCATGGCGTCCGTTCCAGTTGGCCTTTGTCCTTCTCTCCATTCCGGCACTATCCGACCCCAAGCACCACGATCGCACCGAGCCGCTCATGGCTGCCGCCGATCTACTCTGGTTCCCAACCGGTGGCGGTAAAACGGAAGCCTACCTTGGTGTGGCCGCTTTCACGATGGCCATTCGTCGCCTTCAGACAGGTCTCGGCGGCTACGACTCATCGCGAGGTCTCTCCGTCATCATGCGCTACACACTGCGCCTGCTGACAATTCAGCAATTCCAACGCGCCACCACTCTCCTTTGCGCCATGGAAACATTGCGCAAAGCCGACGTAGGCAAGTGGGGAGCGACTCCGTTTACTCTCGGCCTTTGGGTCGGTAACAAAGTCAGCCCCGGCACGACTGAACGGGCACATGCCGTCATTGAGTCGGAGCGCGACGGAACACGCGGTGGGTCGGATACCCCCGCTCAATTGACGTTCTGCCCTTGGTGTGGCTCGGATATTGTTCCAGGTCGGGATATTTCCGTGGATCGCGACTGCCTGCGCACGACGCTGTATTGCGGTGATAAAACCGCTGACTGTGACTTCGCCAAAAAAGACGGCTCGGACGGTCTTCCGGTCGTGGTCGTTGACGAGGAGATTTATCGACGCCCGCCGTCCATGCTCATCGGCACCGTCGATAAATTTGCCATGATGGCATGGCGCGGCGAAACCCGGACTCTCTTCGGTCGCGCAGAGCATGAGTGTGAACGCCACGGCCTCCTATGGCCCGGCTGCGACTGCAATCAGGGGCATAAGAAAAAGGGGGCGTTGAAGGCCGTAAAAGTTCAGCCCGTGTCGCCTATTCGCCCCCCCGACCTGATCATCCAGGACGAGTTTCACCTTATCAGCGGGCCGCTCGGCACCATGGTCGGCCTTTACGAAACCACCGTGGACGAAATGTCGGCGTGGCCGCTGGACGGAAAAACGATTCGTCCCAAAATCATCGCCTCGACCGCGACGGTGCGAAAAGCACAGGAGCAGGTGCATCACGTCTTCATGCGCAACGTGTCCGTGTTCCCGCCGCACGGCTTGGACATTGAGGATAATTTCTTTTCGGTGCAGCGGCCCGTCACCGAGAAGCCGGGGCGCCTCTATCTCGGCATCTGCTCGCCGGGCAGTTCACGCCCTGCGGTTTTGATCCGCCTTTACGTCGCCCTCCTCACCGGCGCACAAAAGCTCTACAACGATTTCGGGAAAGCCGCCGATCCCTACATGACCTTGGTCGGCTACTTCAATTCACTCCGCGAGCTGGGTGGCATGAGGCGTCTTGCGGAAGACGACGTGCAAACCCGTGCTTTCCGCGTCCTCATGGGCCGGGTCAACCGCCCCGGTCTCGCGCAACGCAGCGTCAAGGTTGTCGAGGAACTCACTTCCCGTGTTTCCAGCAAAGAAATACCAAAGAAATTGGATCAGCTGGAAACGAAATTCAAACCGACATGGGCCAAGGGCGAAGCGCGCGCCATTGATATCGTTCTTGCGACCAACATGCTTTCGGTCGGCGTTGACGTAAACCGTCTCGGTCTCATGGCGGTGAACGGCCAGCCGAAGAGCACCGCCGAATACATTCAGGCTACCAGCCGCGTCGGTCGTTCTTACCTTGGCCTTGTTTGCTCTGTCCTAACTTGGTCACGGCCGCGCGATCTCTCGCACTACGAGACCTTCGAGCATTACCACGCGACTTTCTACAAGCACGTCGAAGCCCAGTCAGTCACGCCGTTTGCGGCTCGTGCGCTAGATCGAGGACTCACGGGCGCATACGTCAGCTTGTTGCGGCTCACAAATACGGCCCTCAATCCTAACCTCGGTGCAATGGCCCTCACAGCGACCGCGCATCCTGACGCCCAGCGGATGAAGGATGCGTTCGCCAATCGAGCATGGAAAGTTCGCGATGAAGCCTCCGCCAAAACAACCACGTCAAGCATGGTGGCCCAACGTCTCGATCACTGGGTAAAAGAAGCCAACAAACCGGGCCGAAGACTTGGCTATGAAACCGAAAACGGCCAAGGGGACATTGTCGCGCTGATGAAAAAGCCCGGCCTGCATCGCTGGGACATCGTAACCGCTCCCATGTCTCTTCGCGAAGTGGAGCCGGGAGTTCGTCTCATCATGGATACTGCAACGCTGGAAGACGGCCCTGCGTGGCAGATTCCCGTAAAGGATAAACCCGAGGATAACGACAATGAGTAA